In a genomic window of Streptomyces sp. NBC_01231:
- a CDS encoding methylmalonyl-CoA mutase family protein, which translates to MSDLHRPVHPVRLVTASALFDGHDASINIMRRIFQSQGAEVIHLGHNRSVQEVVDAALEEDAHGVAVSSYQGGHVEYFEYLVASLRAQGADHVRVVGGGGGVIVPEEITRLRGNGVTIFSPEDGQRMGLAGMVNSVVRDCDFDLWDGKPADASAVLAGDRFAIARAITGAELGKLPKDFLEQLGATARPVPVLGITGTGGSGKSSLTDELVRRFRVDQQDKLRIAVIAVDPTRRRGGGALLGDRIRMNSLDGSRVFFRSLATRGSHELPEHLSDVIGVVKAAGFDLVIVETPGIGQGDAAIVPFVDTSLYVMTPEFGAASQLEKIDMLDFADVVAINKFERRGAKDAMRDVGRQLVRNREAFGMRPEDMPVYGTSAATFNDDGVTALHQHLRTVLAEKGLPLSEGALAPVDVRHSSGIRQVVPADRVRYLAEITDTVHAYHTATGQLAEAARRVQRLESVRGELVDAGSDAGNVQALLDDAHRQLPQDITEQIAKWPAVIAAYSGDEQVVKVRDKEIRTKLTRESLSGNKIPRVALPRFTDHGELVGFWRRENLPGHFPFTAGVFPFKRDNEDPARMFAGEGDPFRTNRRFKLLSEGQPATRLSTAFDSVTLYGRDPDERPDIYGKVGTSGVSVATLDDMKALYDGFDLVAPTTSVSMTINGPAPTILAFFLNTAIDQQYDRFRAAEGRDPSPEEAAELRAHALANVRGTVQADILKEDQGQNTCLFSTEFSLRMMADIQEWFIAHKVRNFYSVSISGYHIAEAGANPISQLAFTLANGFTYVEAYLARGMRIDDFAPNLSFFFSNGMDPEYSVLGRVARRIWAVAMKEKYGAGDRSQKLKYHVQTSGRSLHAQEMDFNDIRTTLQALIAIYDNCNSLHTNAYDEAVTTPTEDSVRRALAIQLIINREWGLAMNENPLQGSFVIDELTDLVEEAVLQEFERISERGGVLGAMETGYQRGRIQDESMLYEQRKHDGTLPIVGVNTFRNPHADTAEPGTIELARATEDEKQSQLERVRTYQASHQEPAHAALAALKDAAMEGGNVFAVLMDAARVCSLQQITDAFFEVGGQYRRNV; encoded by the coding sequence ATGAGCGACCTGCACCGTCCCGTACATCCTGTCCGCTTGGTCACCGCGTCCGCCCTGTTCGACGGGCACGACGCGTCGATCAACATCATGCGGCGGATCTTCCAGTCCCAGGGCGCCGAGGTGATCCACCTGGGACACAACCGGTCGGTACAGGAGGTCGTGGACGCGGCACTGGAGGAGGACGCCCATGGTGTGGCGGTCTCGTCCTACCAGGGCGGACATGTCGAGTACTTCGAGTACCTGGTCGCGTCGCTGCGCGCGCAGGGAGCGGACCACGTCCGTGTGGTGGGCGGCGGCGGCGGCGTGATCGTGCCCGAGGAGATCACCCGGCTGCGCGGGAACGGGGTGACCATCTTCTCTCCCGAGGACGGGCAGCGGATGGGCCTCGCCGGGATGGTCAACTCGGTCGTGCGGGACTGTGACTTCGACCTGTGGGACGGCAAACCCGCCGACGCGTCCGCCGTGCTGGCCGGCGACCGGTTCGCGATCGCCCGCGCCATCACCGGCGCCGAACTCGGCAAACTGCCGAAGGACTTCCTGGAGCAACTGGGTGCCACCGCCCGGCCGGTTCCGGTACTCGGCATCACCGGCACCGGAGGGTCGGGGAAGTCGTCGCTGACCGACGAGTTGGTGCGCCGCTTCCGTGTGGACCAGCAGGACAAACTGCGGATCGCGGTGATCGCGGTCGACCCGACCCGACGCCGTGGTGGCGGAGCGCTGCTCGGTGACCGGATCCGGATGAACTCCCTCGACGGAAGCCGGGTGTTCTTCCGGAGCCTGGCCACCCGTGGCAGTCACGAGCTGCCCGAGCACCTGTCCGACGTGATCGGCGTGGTGAAGGCTGCCGGATTCGACCTGGTGATCGTGGAGACGCCGGGTATCGGACAGGGCGACGCGGCGATCGTGCCGTTCGTCGACACCTCGCTGTACGTGATGACGCCGGAGTTCGGTGCCGCCTCGCAGCTGGAGAAGATCGACATGCTCGACTTCGCCGACGTGGTGGCGATCAACAAGTTCGAGCGGCGCGGAGCCAAGGACGCGATGCGCGACGTGGGCCGCCAACTGGTGCGCAATCGCGAGGCGTTCGGCATGCGGCCGGAGGACATGCCGGTGTACGGCACGTCGGCGGCGACCTTCAACGACGACGGCGTCACCGCCCTGCACCAGCACCTGAGGACCGTGCTCGCCGAGAAGGGGCTGCCCTTGTCGGAGGGCGCCCTGGCACCGGTCGACGTCCGCCATTCCTCCGGCATCCGGCAGGTGGTGCCGGCGGACCGGGTGCGCTACCTCGCCGAGATCACCGACACCGTCCACGCCTACCACACCGCGACCGGTCAACTGGCCGAAGCGGCACGGCGGGTGCAGCGCCTGGAGTCGGTCAGGGGCGAACTCGTCGACGCCGGCTCCGACGCCGGAAACGTGCAGGCGCTGCTCGACGACGCCCACAGGCAGCTCCCGCAGGACATCACCGAGCAGATAGCGAAGTGGCCCGCCGTCATCGCCGCCTACTCCGGTGACGAGCAGGTGGTGAAGGTCCGCGACAAGGAGATCCGCACCAAGCTGACCCGCGAGTCCCTCTCCGGCAACAAGATCCCCCGCGTCGCGCTGCCCCGCTTCACCGACCACGGGGAGCTCGTGGGGTTCTGGCGCCGGGAGAACCTGCCCGGCCACTTCCCTTTCACCGCAGGGGTGTTTCCCTTCAAGCGCGACAACGAGGACCCGGCGCGGATGTTCGCCGGCGAGGGCGACCCGTTCCGCACCAACCGGCGCTTCAAGCTGCTCTCCGAGGGCCAGCCGGCCACCCGCCTGTCCACCGCCTTCGACTCCGTCACCCTCTACGGCCGTGACCCGGACGAACGCCCCGACATCTACGGCAAGGTCGGCACCTCCGGCGTCTCGGTGGCCACGCTCGACGACATGAAGGCGCTCTACGACGGCTTCGACCTGGTCGCGCCGACGACCTCGGTCTCCATGACGATCAACGGGCCCGCGCCGACCATCCTGGCCTTCTTCCTCAACACCGCCATCGACCAGCAGTACGACCGCTTCCGGGCAGCCGAGGGCCGCGATCCCTCACCGGAGGAGGCGGCCGAGCTGCGCGCGCACGCCCTGGCGAACGTGCGCGGCACGGTGCAGGCCGACATCCTCAAGGAGGACCAGGGCCAGAACACCTGCCTGTTCTCCACCGAGTTCTCGCTACGGATGATGGCCGACATCCAGGAGTGGTTCATCGCCCACAAGGTCCGCAACTTCTACTCGGTGTCCATCTCCGGTTACCACATCGCCGAAGCCGGCGCGAACCCCATCAGCCAGCTCGCCTTCACCCTGGCCAACGGCTTCACCTACGTCGAGGCGTACTTGGCCCGTGGCATGCGCATCGACGACTTCGCGCCCAACCTGTCGTTCTTCTTCTCCAACGGCATGGACCCCGAGTACTCCGTCCTGGGCCGCGTCGCCCGCCGCATCTGGGCCGTCGCGATGAAGGAGAAGTACGGCGCGGGCGACCGTTCCCAGAAGCTGAAGTACCACGTGCAGACCTCCGGACGCTCCCTGCACGCGCAGGAGATGGACTTCAACGACATCCGCACCACCCTCCAGGCGCTCATCGCCATCTACGACAACTGCAACAGCCTGCACACCAACGCCTACGACGAGGCCGTCACCACCCCCACCGAGGACTCCGTCCGACGGGCCCTGGCCATCCAGCTGATCATCAACCGGGAGTGGGGCCTCGCGATGAACGAGAACCCCCTACAGGGCTCCTTCGTCATCGACGAACTCACCGACCTGGTCGAGGAGGCCGTCCTCCAGGAGTTCGAGCGGATCAGCGAACGCGGCGGCGTGCTCGGCGCCATGGAGACGGGCTACCAGCGAGGCCGTATCCAGGACGAGTCGATGCTCTACGAGCAGCGCAAGCACGACGGCACCCTGCCCATCGTCGGCGTCAACACCTTCCGCAACCCGCACGCGGACACCGCCGAACCCGGCACCATCGAACTCGCCCGCGCCACCGAGGACGAGAAGCAGTCCCAGCTGGAGCGCGTGCGCACCTACCAGGCCTCCCACCAGGAGCCGGCTCACGCAGCCCTGGCCGCCCTCAAGGACGCGGCGATGGAAGGCGGGAACGTCTTCGCCGTCCTGATGGACGCCGCCCGGGTCTGCTCACTTCAGCAGATCACCGACGCGTTCTTCGAGGTCGGCGGCCAGTACCGCCGTAACGTCTGA
- a CDS encoding right-handed parallel beta-helix repeat-containing protein, with the protein MKPALSVTPGLLITTAVFLLSPAATAPGSAAVSSAAAADSTGAMDSAGAMHIAAAGKVYYVAPSGSDTAAGTQSAPWASIAHAQTVVEAGDTVYFRGGTYAYTRGINACKSQTDRVDAITLNKSGSSGSPIRYLAYPGEKPVFDFSRMTDDCRIKGFDVTGSWLHLKGLEVTGVPQNNKLNHESWGIWISGSNNTFEQLDSHHHMGPGLFIQKGGGNLVLHSDSHDNYDLNSSGGAGENADGFGAHISAGSPGNVFRGCRAWWNSDDGFDLISAYSSVIIENSWAWRNGYVPGTTTGAGNGSGFKAGGYGGDYDAGAVKHTVRTSVAFANKAAGFYANHHPLANDFFNNTGYGNRPDFNMLGVDANGAAVGRGNLRNNIAYTGTLTSNMTGTNAASNSWNLGITLSDAQFRSVSTSGWDAPRAADGGLPVLPNLRLAANSALINKGVDVGLPYSGQAPDLGAFEAS; encoded by the coding sequence GTGAAACCTGCCCTGAGCGTGACACCTGGCCTTCTGATCACGACCGCCGTGTTCCTCCTGAGCCCCGCCGCCACCGCCCCCGGTTCGGCGGCCGTGAGCAGCGCGGCAGCCGCGGACAGCACCGGGGCCATGGACAGCGCGGGGGCCATGCACATTGCGGCGGCCGGAAAGGTCTACTACGTCGCCCCGAGCGGCAGCGACACCGCCGCGGGAACGCAGTCCGCTCCCTGGGCGTCGATCGCCCATGCACAGACCGTCGTCGAGGCAGGTGACACGGTGTACTTCCGGGGCGGCACGTACGCCTACACCCGCGGCATCAACGCCTGCAAGAGCCAGACGGACAGAGTCGACGCGATCACCCTGAACAAGAGCGGCAGTTCAGGCAGTCCGATCCGCTACCTCGCCTACCCGGGGGAAAAGCCCGTCTTCGACTTCTCGCGCATGACGGACGACTGCCGGATCAAGGGCTTCGACGTCACCGGCAGTTGGCTCCACCTCAAGGGGCTGGAGGTCACCGGCGTGCCGCAGAACAACAAGCTGAACCACGAGTCCTGGGGGATCTGGATCTCGGGAAGCAACAACACGTTCGAACAGCTCGACTCCCATCACCACATGGGGCCGGGCCTGTTCATCCAGAAGGGCGGCGGCAATCTCGTTCTCCACTCGGATTCACATGACAACTACGATCTCAACAGCTCCGGCGGGGCCGGCGAGAACGCGGACGGATTCGGTGCGCACATCTCGGCCGGCAGTCCCGGGAACGTGTTCCGGGGCTGCCGCGCGTGGTGGAACTCCGACGACGGGTTCGATCTCATCAGTGCCTACTCGTCCGTGATCATCGAGAACTCCTGGGCATGGCGGAACGGATACGTGCCGGGCACGACCACGGGAGCCGGCAACGGGAGCGGCTTCAAGGCGGGTGGCTACGGCGGCGACTACGACGCCGGGGCCGTCAAGCACACCGTCCGCACGTCGGTGGCCTTCGCCAACAAGGCGGCGGGCTTCTACGCCAACCACCACCCGCTCGCCAACGACTTCTTCAACAACACCGGCTACGGCAACCGCCCCGACTTCAACATGCTCGGAGTCGACGCGAACGGCGCCGCCGTCGGCCGGGGAAACCTCCGTAACAACATCGCCTACACCGGCACCCTGACGTCGAACATGACCGGCACGAACGCCGCGTCCAACTCCTGGAACCTGGGCATCACCCTGTCCGACGCACAGTTCCGGAGTGTGTCGACGTCCGGCTGGGACGCGCCCCGCGCAGCCGACGGCGGCCTGCCGGTGCTGCCCAACCTCCGCCTCGCGGCGAACAGCGCGTTGATCAACAAGGGCGTCGATGTCGGCCTGCCCTACAGCGGGCAGGCACCGGACCTCGGCGCCTTCGAAGCCTCCTGA
- a CDS encoding arabinogalactan endo-1,4-beta-galactosidase — MGQGPEQRPAGVRRRTVLLGAAAGAGTAALGAGIAPTQAHAATFVRGADISWMPQMEAQGYYWNNSAGVRQDLFTILKGYGITAISLRTWVNPSSDPANGHCGIEETAQLARRAKDAGLQVLIGFHFGDTWNSAGVQNPPAAWAGMNYSQMRDAMYDYVYHSCNIIKYYGVTPAWVKIGNESNSGICKPIGSLSRPDQMTGLLNAAYDMSKQVFPGTPVLVHLAQPQNLTGVQNFLNAYRDNGGKWDITGLSSYAQGGNVPGVLANMKTIQSGYGKPVMQVEYGGPVGKPTQVRDSLRAFITGLQGFGGLGTFFWEPEGYPSFNSYNSSAWDDSTRRPTAAMDGFR, encoded by the coding sequence ATGGGACAAGGACCTGAGCAACGCCCTGCCGGTGTGCGCCGCCGAACGGTACTGCTGGGCGCGGCGGCCGGCGCCGGAACGGCGGCGCTCGGAGCCGGCATCGCCCCCACGCAGGCACACGCCGCGACATTCGTCCGGGGCGCGGACATCAGCTGGATGCCGCAGATGGAGGCGCAGGGCTACTACTGGAACAACAGCGCCGGAGTGCGGCAGGACCTGTTCACCATCCTCAAGGGGTACGGCATCACCGCGATCAGCCTGCGGACCTGGGTCAACCCCTCCAGCGATCCGGCCAACGGGCACTGCGGCATCGAGGAGACCGCACAGCTGGCACGGCGGGCCAAGGACGCCGGACTGCAAGTCCTCATCGGATTCCACTTCGGCGACACCTGGAACTCGGCCGGTGTGCAGAACCCGCCGGCGGCCTGGGCCGGCATGAACTACAGCCAGATGCGCGATGCCATGTACGACTACGTCTACCACTCGTGCAACATCATCAAGTACTACGGCGTGACGCCGGCCTGGGTGAAGATCGGCAACGAGTCCAACTCCGGCATCTGCAAACCGATCGGCAGCCTCAGCCGCCCGGACCAGATGACGGGCCTGCTGAACGCCGCGTACGACATGTCCAAGCAGGTCTTCCCGGGTACCCCGGTGCTGGTGCATCTGGCCCAGCCGCAGAACCTCACCGGTGTCCAGAACTTCCTGAACGCCTACCGGGACAACGGCGGGAAGTGGGACATCACCGGCCTGTCCTCGTACGCGCAGGGCGGCAACGTGCCCGGGGTGCTGGCCAACATGAAGACCATCCAGTCCGGCTACGGCAAGCCGGTCATGCAGGTGGAGTACGGCGGTCCGGTGGGCAAACCCACCCAGGTCCGCGACTCCCTGCGGGCGTTCATCACCGGACTGCAGGGCTTCGGCGGCCTGGGCACCTTCTTCTGGGAGCCGGAGGGCTACCCCTCGTTCAACAGCTACAACAGCTCAGCCTGGGACGACAGCACCCGACGCCCCACGGCGGCCATGGACGGCTTCCGCTGA
- a CDS encoding substrate-binding domain-containing protein: protein MLVAQRHELLVRELEASEGLKVTELAARLNVSRATIRRDLLDLEAEGRVTRVRGGAVPATSPLVGQPSEPRPVLAPPTVLRADARPTSAPTVGVLVPSAHYYYPRVVAGVQTVAAERGVRVVIGLSDYTYPNDAQQISELAASGATGLLVASATGHTLPQEQLERLRAGGLPFVLMERQPHDRYAPCEFVATDHRQGAFSAVGHFKGLGHDRVGLFTNGSPTAPLLREGYEAAVRRLGLTSGAPVLDSGRPTLEPEEATRLYDRFVKECLADGTRAALVHSDHDAIELMRRMRAHGLRTPDDLALIAYDDEIASLADVPLTAVAPPKHEVGAQAARLLLDRLEATDPSAVPVRQLLIQPRLIIRSSCGAAARG from the coding sequence ATGCTCGTTGCGCAGCGGCATGAGCTCCTGGTCAGGGAGCTGGAGGCATCCGAGGGACTGAAGGTCACCGAACTCGCCGCGCGCCTGAACGTCTCACGCGCCACCATCCGGCGGGATCTGCTCGATCTCGAGGCCGAAGGCCGGGTGACCAGGGTCCGCGGGGGCGCCGTACCGGCCACCTCCCCTCTCGTCGGACAGCCGTCCGAGCCGCGGCCGGTACTCGCGCCGCCGACCGTCCTCCGCGCCGACGCCAGGCCGACTTCGGCACCGACCGTCGGGGTATTGGTCCCGTCGGCGCACTACTACTACCCGCGGGTCGTCGCCGGAGTGCAGACGGTGGCCGCCGAACGCGGCGTCCGTGTGGTCATCGGCCTGAGCGACTACACGTACCCGAATGACGCTCAGCAGATCTCGGAGTTGGCCGCGTCCGGCGCCACCGGGCTGCTGGTGGCCTCCGCCACGGGCCACACCCTTCCTCAGGAACAGCTCGAACGACTACGGGCCGGCGGACTCCCCTTCGTACTGATGGAACGTCAGCCCCACGACCGCTACGCACCGTGCGAGTTCGTGGCCACCGATCACCGACAGGGCGCGTTCAGCGCGGTCGGTCACTTCAAGGGCCTTGGTCACGACCGGGTGGGGCTGTTCACCAACGGCAGCCCCACGGCACCCCTGCTCCGCGAGGGGTACGAGGCGGCCGTACGGCGTCTGGGCCTCACCTCCGGCGCGCCGGTCCTGGACAGCGGGCGCCCCACGCTCGAACCCGAGGAGGCCACCCGGCTCTACGACCGGTTCGTCAAGGAGTGCCTGGCCGACGGCACTCGGGCCGCACTGGTGCACTCCGACCACGACGCGATCGAGTTGATGAGGCGGATGCGCGCCCACGGCCTGCGCACGCCGGACGATCTCGCGCTGATCGCCTACGACGACGAGATAGCCTCCTTGGCCGATGTGCCCCTGACGGCGGTGGCGCCACCCAAGCACGAGGTCGGCGCGCAGGCAGCGCGGCTCCTCCTGGACCGCCTCGAAGCGACCGATCCGTCGGCCGTACCCGTCCGCCAGTTGCTCATCCAGCCCCGCCTGATCATCAGGTCCTCCTGCGGAGCCGCCGCCCGGGGCTGA
- a CDS encoding glutathione S-transferase C-terminal domain-containing protein: MSVTPLAAVPPTQSAPAFRGRIGRDARSGHYAVPRRYRLHLSPVCSDGLRIAVVHALLGLADACPVTCLDAVPDSPDGGHSVLRPLYDASAHRYTGPAVGPVLSDDWSGRIVSTHAPDITRDLARHFGAGRPALYPCGTESEIEAVERMCARDINEAAQRAGRAGADASEREAALDTLLAALGVLERRLAFQDHLISDHLTVADVELWVTLVQLDTVHRNHLDAAAVHRVAGHHALWAYARRLAAHPAFGPLLDLDGIARRHHSHCRGLEAAGAAVQILDWAAHIRRP, encoded by the coding sequence ATGTCCGTCACACCGCTCGCCGCCGTCCCGCCCACCCAATCCGCCCCCGCGTTCCGCGGCCGGATCGGCCGGGACGCGCGCAGTGGCCACTACGCCGTGCCCCGCCGCTATCGTCTCCATCTGTCACCCGTCTGCTCCGACGGCCTGCGCATCGCCGTCGTGCACGCCCTCCTCGGTCTCGCCGACGCCTGTCCGGTGACCTGTCTGGACGCCGTGCCGGACAGCCCCGACGGCGGTCACTCCGTGCTGCGTCCGCTGTACGACGCGAGCGCGCACCGGTACACCGGCCCGGCCGTCGGGCCGGTGCTCAGCGACGACTGGTCCGGACGGATCGTCAGCACCCACGCCCCGGACATCACACGCGACCTGGCCCGGCACTTCGGCGCAGGGCGACCCGCGCTGTACCCGTGCGGGACGGAGAGCGAGATCGAGGCCGTCGAGCGGATGTGTGCCCGGGACATCAACGAGGCCGCGCAGCGCGCGGGCCGGGCCGGTGCCGACGCCTCGGAGCGGGAGGCCGCGCTCGACACACTGCTGGCCGCGCTCGGCGTGCTGGAGCGACGGCTGGCCTTCCAGGACCACCTGATCAGTGACCATCTCACTGTCGCCGACGTCGAGTTGTGGGTCACTCTGGTGCAGCTGGACACCGTGCACCGCAACCACCTCGACGCCGCCGCGGTGCACCGCGTCGCCGGACACCACGCCCTGTGGGCCTACGCCCGCCGCCTCGCCGCCCACCCGGCCTTCGGCCCCCTCCTCGACCTCGACGGCATCGCCCGTCGGCACCACTCCCACTGCCGGGGCCTGGAAGCCGCCGGAGCGGCCGTGCAGATTCTCGACTGGGCGGCCCACATCCGCAGGCCGTAG
- a CDS encoding amino acid ABC transporter permease, giving the protein MSEPPGAAVSLAEAPPPTDVPSPRLAAQRVLPLRRPGRWIATAVVLVLAAQFVHGLVSNPFYQWDRFGYWFLRPAILDGLLITLEVAAYSAVLGLLGGILLALARLSRSPVLRAVSWTYIWALRSTPLIVVLLFLYNFSALYQTLSVGVPFGPAFFTFDESRLATDMVVAVIGLSLNEAAYAAEVVRGGILSVDQGQHEAASALGLPKGYQFRKIVFPQALRSITPNYVNQLIGLIKSTSLVFYVSLLDLFGAAQTMGATYPGDIVPLLLVVTVWYLILTSVVSVIQFYVERYYARGATRTLPPTPLQKLRAGLTDLRDRIRREAAV; this is encoded by the coding sequence ATGAGTGAACCCCCAGGCGCCGCCGTGTCCCTCGCCGAGGCACCGCCGCCCACTGACGTCCCGTCACCTCGCCTCGCGGCACAGCGCGTTCTGCCGCTGCGCCGCCCGGGCCGCTGGATCGCCACCGCGGTCGTGCTGGTCCTGGCGGCCCAGTTCGTCCACGGCCTGGTGTCCAACCCGTTCTACCAGTGGGACCGTTTCGGCTACTGGTTCCTGCGGCCGGCCATCCTCGACGGGCTTCTCATCACCCTCGAAGTCGCCGCCTACAGCGCGGTGTTGGGCCTCCTCGGCGGCATCCTGCTGGCCCTCGCCCGGCTCTCGCGCAGCCCGGTGCTCCGCGCGGTCAGCTGGACCTACATCTGGGCACTGCGGTCGACCCCGCTGATCGTGGTGCTGCTGTTCCTGTACAACTTCAGCGCCCTGTACCAGACACTCAGCGTGGGCGTCCCCTTCGGACCGGCCTTCTTCACCTTCGACGAGTCCCGGCTCGCCACCGACATGGTCGTCGCCGTCATCGGGCTCAGCCTCAACGAGGCGGCGTACGCGGCCGAGGTGGTCCGCGGCGGCATCCTCTCCGTCGACCAGGGTCAGCACGAGGCGGCCTCCGCGCTCGGACTGCCGAAGGGCTACCAGTTCCGGAAGATCGTCTTCCCGCAGGCGCTGCGCTCCATCACCCCGAACTACGTCAACCAGCTGATCGGCCTCATCAAGAGCACGTCGCTCGTCTTCTACGTGTCCCTGCTCGACCTGTTCGGCGCCGCGCAGACCATGGGCGCCACCTACCCCGGCGACATCGTGCCGCTGCTGCTGGTCGTCACCGTCTGGTACCTGATCCTCACCAGCGTCGTGTCCGTCATCCAGTTCTACGTCGAGCGGTACTACGCCCGGGGCGCCACCCGCACCCTCCCGCCGACGCCGTTGCAGAAGCTGCGGGCCGGTCTCACCGACCTGCGGGACCGCATCCGCCGGGAGGCCGCCGTATGA
- a CDS encoding amino acid ABC transporter ATP-binding protein → MTTETLKSAAAAVEVHDVHKWYGTHRVLDGVDLTVRPGEVTVILGPSGSGKSTLLRVINHLEKPEIGYVSVNGELIGVRRQGERLKELSEQSILTQRSRIGFVFQNFNLFPHLTVLDNVAAAPVATGKLGKAEAQKLARELLDRVGLADRAAAYPRQLSGGQQQRVAIARALALRPGVILFDEPTSALDPELVGEVLGVIKDLARSGTTLVIVTHEIGFAREIADRVVFIDGGRIVEQGPPAEVLDTPRHERTRDFLSKVL, encoded by the coding sequence ATGACCACCGAGACTCTGAAGAGCGCGGCCGCCGCCGTCGAGGTGCACGACGTGCACAAGTGGTACGGCACCCACCGGGTGCTCGACGGGGTCGACCTGACGGTGCGGCCCGGCGAGGTCACCGTGATCCTCGGCCCGTCCGGTTCCGGCAAGTCCACCCTGCTGCGGGTCATCAACCACCTGGAGAAGCCGGAGATCGGATACGTCAGCGTCAACGGCGAGCTGATCGGCGTACGCCGGCAGGGCGAGCGTCTGAAGGAACTGAGCGAGCAGTCCATCCTGACCCAGCGCAGTCGCATCGGCTTCGTCTTCCAGAACTTCAACCTCTTCCCGCACCTGACCGTGCTGGACAACGTGGCCGCCGCCCCGGTGGCGACCGGGAAGCTCGGCAAGGCCGAGGCGCAGAAACTCGCCCGCGAACTCCTGGACCGGGTCGGTCTGGCCGACAGGGCCGCCGCCTACCCGCGGCAGTTGTCGGGCGGACAGCAGCAGCGCGTGGCCATCGCCCGCGCCCTGGCGCTGCGTCCCGGCGTCATCCTCTTCGACGAACCGACCTCCGCGCTCGACCCCGAACTCGTCGGTGAGGTGCTCGGCGTCATCAAGGACCTGGCCAGGAGCGGCACCACCCTGGTGATCGTCACTCACGAGATCGGCTTCGCCCGTGAGATCGCCGACCGGGTCGTCTTCATCGACGGCGGCCGGATCGTCGAACAGGGCCCGCCCGCCGAGGTGCTGGACACACCGCGGCACGAGCGGACCCGGGACTTCCTGAGCAAGGTGCTCTGA
- a CDS encoding ABC transporter substrate-binding protein: MPTQISRRSLIRGITAATAVTALASGLAACGGDSDAATRTDTAGTVTVGQLSNGAAKETALKVSEVKSISAELPAALKKSGKLVIGSGTLPSGAPPLGFVGDDQKTITGSEPDLGRLVAAVFGLEPEVRRSTWENLFIGLDSGKVDVGFSNITDTEERKQKYEFASYRKDDLAFEVKKDNTWKFDGDYESLAGKTVSVGNGTNQEKLLLEWKAKLAKEGKKPLTVKYFQETNSIYLALSSGKIDAYFGPNPNLAYHVAKTAKTPQATRIAGQFSGAGETLQGLIAATAKKDSGLAKPLADAINYLIENGQYAQWLKAWNLSNEAVAKSEVNPPGLPVDNS; the protein is encoded by the coding sequence ATGCCCACCCAGATCTCCCGACGCAGCCTGATACGCGGCATCACCGCGGCGACCGCCGTCACCGCCCTTGCCTCCGGGCTCGCCGCCTGCGGCGGTGACAGCGACGCCGCCACCAGGACCGACACCGCCGGCACGGTCACCGTGGGTCAGCTGTCCAACGGTGCGGCCAAGGAGACCGCCCTGAAGGTCTCCGAGGTGAAGTCCATCAGCGCCGAACTGCCCGCAGCGCTCAAGAAGAGCGGCAAGCTGGTGATCGGCTCCGGCACGCTGCCCTCCGGCGCCCCGCCGCTCGGCTTCGTCGGAGACGACCAGAAGACCATCACGGGCTCCGAGCCCGACCTCGGGCGACTGGTGGCCGCCGTCTTCGGGCTCGAGCCCGAGGTGCGCCGGTCGACCTGGGAGAACCTGTTCATCGGCCTCGACAGCGGAAAGGTCGACGTCGGCTTCTCGAACATCACCGACACCGAGGAGCGCAAGCAGAAGTACGAGTTCGCCTCCTACCGGAAGGACGATCTCGCCTTCGAGGTGAAGAAGGACAACACCTGGAAGTTCGACGGAGACTACGAGAGCCTCGCCGGCAAGACGGTCTCCGTCGGCAACGGCACCAACCAGGAGAAACTTCTGCTGGAGTGGAAGGCGAAGCTGGCCAAGGAGGGCAAGAAGCCCCTCACCGTCAAGTACTTCCAGGAGACCAACAGCATCTATCTGGCGCTGAGCAGCGGCAAGATCGACGCCTACTTCGGCCCCAACCCGAACCTCGCCTACCACGTGGCGAAGACCGCCAAAACGCCCCAGGCGACCCGCATCGCGGGTCAGTTCTCCGGTGCCGGCGAGACGCTCCAGGGCCTGATCGCCGCCACCGCGAAGAAGGACAGCGGACTGGCCAAGCCTCTCGCCGACGCCATCAATTACCTGATCGAGAACGGCCAGTACGCCCAGTGGCTCAAGGCCTGGAACCTCTCCAACGAGGCCGTCGCCAAGTCCGAGGTCAACCCGCCCGGGCTGCCTGTCGACAACTCCTGA